One Amaranthus tricolor cultivar Red isolate AtriRed21 chromosome 1, ASM2621246v1, whole genome shotgun sequence DNA window includes the following coding sequences:
- the LOC130826246 gene encoding uncharacterized protein LOC130826246 gives MADSETPFSKHVETPLTINDEISLTNNPEIPVQSNMNFNFDDPYFLSSSDISQYSIVALLFSGSNYVNWSRSVKMALYARNKVSFIDGTLFKPSVSSSDFKKWIRNDYIVRSWIINSMERGIAETFMFVDSTYQLWKEVKDRYGQSNVPQLFDLHRSLFLIEQKDSSINEYYAKKKRIWDEIHDLEGFPDCSCAYDQVKTNILSTDPLPNINKVYHILQSVERQHQNNLYTSHSNDISAFAAHQFKPDNSAGMRKDSKKTKFERVCEHCKGKVMRNSTKPTHSNHYCGSQEEPKCNTALKQIEIGAKMK, from the exons ATGGCTGATTCAGAAACGCCATTTTCTAAACATGTAGAAACACCTTTGACAATCAATGATGAAATCTCGTTAACAAATAATCCTGAAATTCCAGTTCAAAGcaatatgaatttcaattttgatgatccttattttctttcttcttctgaCATTTCACAATATTCTATTGTCGCTCTTCTTTTTTCGGGTTCTAACTATGTAAACTGGAGTAGATCTGTGAAGATGGCtttatatgcaagaaataaggTGAGTTTTATTGATGGAACTCTTTTTAAACCATCTGTTTCTTCCTCTGATTTCAAGAAATGGATCCGGAATGATTACATTGTAAGATCTTGGATCATCAATTCCATGGAAAGAGGTATTGCAGAAACCTTCATGTTTGTTGATTCAACTTATCAATTGTGGAAGGAAGTTAAAGATAGATATGGTCAAAGCAATGTACCTCAATTGTTTGATCTACATAGATCTCTTTTTCTTATTGAACAGAAAGATTCTTCCATTAATGAATATTATgctaaaaaaaagagaatatgGGATGAAATTCATGACCTAGAAGGCTTTCCTGATTGTTCTTGTG CCTATGATCAAGTTAAAACAAACATTCTTAGTACTGATCCTTTACCTAACATCAATAAAGTATATCACATTTTACAATCTGTTGAGAGACAACATCAGAATAACCTTTATACAAGTCATTCAAATGATATAAGTGCTTTTGCTGCTCATCAATTCAAACCTGATAATTCTGCTGGTATGAGGAAGGATTCCAagaaaactaagtttgaaagaGTGTGTGAGCATTGTAAAGGCAAAG TCATGAGAAACAGCACAAAACCCACACACAGCAATCATTACTGTGGGTCACAGGAAGAGCCAAAATGTAACACTGCCTTAAAACAAATTGAAATAGGCGCCAAAATGAAATAA
- the LOC130825570 gene encoding glutamate--tRNA ligase, chloroplastic/mitochondrial — MATMLGAPWIRIKLMTEYHSPFIRQSPFSLHCNLRRNFRRNFSISASADSSLSNKNDGEVRVRFAPSPTGNLHVGGARTALFNYLFARSKGGKFVLRIEDTDLERSTKESENAMLRDLTWLGLDWDEGPGVGGDFGPYRQSERNELYKQYADKLLDSGYVYRCFCSNEELEKMKETAKLKSLPPVYTGKWASASDVEVQEELEKGTPFTYRFRVPKEGSLKIDDLIRGEVSWNLDTLGDFVIMRSNGQPVYNFCVTVDDATMAISHVIRAEEHLPNTLRQALIYKALGFPMPYFAHVSLILAPDRSKLSKRHGATSVGQFREMGYLPQALVNYLALLGWGDGTDNEFFTIEQLVERFTIERVNKSGAIFDSTKLKWMNGHYLRGLPSDELIKVVGERWKSTGILNESEGHFIEEAVALLKDGIDLVPESDKALSDLLSYPLGDTLASPEAKQIVEDGLSDMAASLLAAYDSGELITALQEGPTGWQKWVKALGKAIKRKGKGLFLPLRVLLTGKLHGPEMAPGIVLLYKAGTTGIVNPQFGFITLDERFKMLREIDWQSLRADHAVPEQTTTVAH; from the exons ATGGCGACAATGCTGGGAGCACCATGGATAAGAATCAAGCTTATGACTGAATACCATTCTCCATTCATCCGTCAATCTCCATTTTCTCTCCACTGTAACTTACGCCGTAATTTCCGCCGAAACTTTTCAATTTCGGCGTCTGCAGACTCATCTCTTTCGAACAAGAATGATGGCGAAGTCAGGGTTCGATTCGCTCCTTCTCCTACTGGTAATCTTCATGTTGGAGGTGCTCGGACTGCTCTATTCAACTACCTTTTCGCTAG GTCAAAAGGCGGAAAATTTGTGTTGAGAATTGAGGATACTGATTTGGAACGGTCTACGAAGGAGTCTGAAAATGCTATGTTGCGTGATCTTACTTGGCTTGGACTTGATTGGGATGAAG GTCCTGGCGTAGGTGGAGATTTTGGTCCTTATAGACAATCTGAAAGAAATGAGCTCTACAAACAATATGCTGATAAGCTTTTAGATTCTGGTTATGTTTATAGGTGCTTCTGTTCTAACGAG GAACTCGAGAAAATGAAGGAGACAGCCAAGCTTAAATCATTACCGCCAGTATACACAGGCAAATGGGCCAGTGCCAGTGATGTAGAGGTTCAGGAAGAGCTGGAAAAAGGAACCCCTTTTACATATCGGTTTCGTGTTCCCAAAGAAGGGAGTCTCAAAATTGACGACCTTATTCGAGGAGAA GTTAGCTGGAATTTGGATACCCTTGGAGATTTTGTGATAATGAGGAGCAATGGACAACCTGTTTACAACTTTTGTGTCACTGTTGATGATGCAACGATGGCCATTTCACACGTCATCAG AGCTGAAGAGCATCTACCTAATACTCTGAGGCAAGCATTGATATACAAG GCTCTAGGGTTTCCTATGCCGTACTTTGCGCACGTTTCTTTGATTCTTGCGCCTGATCGAAGTAAGCTGTCAAAGCGGCATGGTGCAACTTCAGTGGGTCAG TTCAGGGAAATGGGCTATCTGCCTCAGGCACTAGTGAATTACTTGGCCCTATTGGGCTGGGGTGATGGTACAGACAACGAATTTTTCACTATTGAACAACTTG TTGAGAGGTTCACTATAGAACGTGTAAATAAGAGCGGAGCCATATTTGATTCTACTAAATTAAA ATGGATGAATGGTCATTATTTGCGAGGTTTGCCATCAGATGAGTTAATTAAAGTTGTTGGTGAGCGTTGGAAGAGCACAGGGATTCTAAATGAATCAGAGGGGCACTTTATAGAA GAGGCTGTTGCACTGCTGAAAGATGGTATTGACTTGGTACCAGAATCGGACAAAGCACTTTCAGACTTGCTATCTTATCCTTTAGGAGACACTCTTGCAAG TCCTGAAGCTAAGCAAATAGTTGAAGACGGGCTTTCTGATATGGCAGCCAGCCTATTGGCAGCATATGACAGTGGTGAACTCATCACAGCTCTCCAAGAAGGCCCTACGGGCTGGCAAAAGTGGGTCAAGGCTCTTGGTAAAGCAATAAAGCGCAAG GGAAAGGGCCTTTTCTTGCCCCTTCGAGTGTTGTTGACAGGAAAGCTTCATGGTCCAGAAATGGCACCTGGTATTGTTCTATTGTATAAAGCCGGGACTACTGGTATTGTAAATCCGCAGTTCGGGTTCATAACATTAGATGAAAGGTTCAAAATGCTGCGTGAAATCGACTGGCAGTCATTACGAGCTGATCATGCTGTGCCAGAACAAACAACCACAGTAGCACATTGA
- the LOC130825580 gene encoding expansin-A16, whose product MSSTFQAAFFLFVLLQITIFSSLGYDDFEPSEEEWESATATFTKEANGSIITEGACGYGDLHKATYGRYVTGLSTTLFNRGSTCGACYEIRCVDHIRWCQPGSPSVFVTATDFCAPNYGLSPDYGGWCNFPRQHFEMSETAFTEIAVKSADIVPIQFRRIECERDGGMKFTMTGNANYYQVLITNVGLDGEVTGVKIKGTRTGWIPMARNWGQLWQCNINLKGQALSFEVTTSSQKSVTSFNVAPGNWQFGQTFEGKQIYNY is encoded by the exons atgaGCAGCACTTTTCAAGCTGCATTTTTCTTGTTCGTCTTACTGCAAATAACCATTTTTTCTTCTTTAGGGTATGATGATTTTGAACCTTCAGAAGAAGAATGGGAGTCTGCTACAGCAACATTCACTAAGGAAGCAAATGGGTCTATTATTACTG AAGGGGCATGTGGTTATGGTGACCTGCATAAGGCAACATATGGAAGATATGTGACAGGATTAAGCACAACATTGTTCAACAGAGGAAGTACTTGTGGAGCTTGCTATGAGATTAGGTGTGTTGATCATATAAGATGGTGTCAACCTGGGAGTCCTTCAGTATTTGTTACTGCTACTGATTTTTGTGCCCCAAATTATGGTCTTTCTCCTGATTATGGTGGGTGGTGCAATTTTCCTCGCCAACATTTTGAGATGTCTGAAACTGCATTCACTGAAATTGCTGTCAAGTCAGCTGATATTGTTCCAATTCAGTTCAGGAG GATCGAGTGTGAAAGAGATGGTGGGATGAAGTTCACTATGACAGGAAACGCGAACTACTACCAAGTACTTATAACGAATGTGGGATTGGATGGTGAAGTTACGGGAGTCAAGATTAAGGGTACAAGAACCGGATGGATACCGATGGCACGAAATTGGGGACAACTTTGGCAATGTAATATCAATCTCAAAGGGCAAGCCCTCTCATTTGAGGTTACTACGAGTAGTCAAAAATCGGTGACATCTTTCAATGTAGCTCCGGGAAATTGGCAGTTCGGACAGACGTTTGAAGGCAAACAGATATACAATTATTAG